One Vampirovibrio chlorellavorus genomic window carries:
- a CDS encoding phage baseplate assembly protein, producing the protein MNDVFLIVNGQKYGGWKEVSITLSMETLSGKFELGLTERWPGQNVSRTINLMDSCEVRIGGDTVITGYVDDISHSYDAQSHSFRVSGRDKAGDLVDCSAIQEPGQWRNQRLEQIARDLVAPFENIAIKVEVGTGEPFKTFALEQGESVVEAIERMAKLRGLLVISDGAGNLLITRASQSQAQTALVSGQNILKAEGRFSSKDRFSQVTVKGQTEGSDEIKPDVNTKANAQAVDTEVKRHRPLMMLAEGQANTQTCQKRVDWEIATRKAKGFDLTYTVAGWRQLAGGPLWRVNERVRVKDSVLKVDEILLVSGLNFRLDNQGGRISEIKLARPDSFNPEPTD; encoded by the coding sequence ATGAATGATGTGTTTTTGATCGTCAACGGCCAGAAGTACGGTGGCTGGAAAGAAGTCTCGATTACGCTTTCCATGGAAACTCTGTCCGGCAAGTTTGAGTTAGGACTTACTGAGCGTTGGCCTGGCCAAAATGTCTCTCGCACCATTAACCTGATGGATTCTTGCGAAGTGAGAATTGGTGGGGATACGGTGATTACCGGCTACGTGGATGATATTTCCCACAGTTATGATGCTCAAAGCCATAGCTTTCGAGTGAGCGGTCGGGATAAGGCGGGGGATCTGGTAGATTGTTCCGCCATTCAGGAACCGGGCCAATGGAGAAACCAGCGCCTGGAGCAAATCGCCCGTGATCTCGTGGCTCCCTTTGAAAATATCGCAATCAAAGTTGAAGTGGGTACCGGAGAACCCTTTAAAACCTTTGCCCTGGAGCAAGGGGAATCAGTCGTGGAAGCCATTGAGCGTATGGCGAAATTGCGGGGACTCCTGGTCATTTCAGATGGGGCGGGGAATTTACTGATTACCCGCGCAAGCCAAAGCCAGGCGCAAACAGCCCTGGTGAGCGGGCAAAATATTCTGAAAGCCGAAGGCCGCTTTTCCAGTAAGGACCGCTTTTCGCAAGTGACGGTAAAAGGCCAGACCGAAGGCAGCGATGAGATCAAACCGGATGTGAATACCAAAGCGAACGCCCAGGCCGTTGATACTGAAGTCAAACGGCACCGGCCCTTGATGATGCTGGCTGAAGGCCAAGCCAATACGCAAACTTGCCAGAAACGGGTGGATTGGGAAATCGCCACCCGCAAGGCGAAAGGCTTTGACTTGACCTATACCGTGGCTGGGTGGCGGCAACTTGCGGGTGGCCCCCTGTGGCGCGTGAATGAGCGAGTCAGGGTCAAGGATAGTGTTTTAAAAGTCGATGAAATCCTGCTGGTTTCGGGCCTTAATTTCCGCCTCGATAACCAGGGCGGACGCATTTCTGAAATCAAGCTTGCACGACCTGACTCCTTTAACCCGGAGCCTACGGACTAA